Below is a window of Cytophaga hutchinsonii ATCC 33406 DNA.
CCGTTTTTGTTGAAGCGAAACGCGATCTAGTACTAAGTATAGAGTATAAAGTACTAAGTACAAAATGCATCGCCTTTTAAAGAACCTTTAATAGCTAATACACGTTAGTAAAAAAATAGCGCATTCAAATGTATCATTTGATGCGCTATTTTTTTTGCTCTGTACTAAGTACTCAATACTATATACTACTTAAGCTCCAACATTAGCTCTGATGATATTTAAAGCGCCACCGGATTTGAACCACTCAATCTGTTGTTCGTTGTAGCTGTGATTTACTTTAATCTCTTCTTTACTTCCGTCTTTGTGATTTAACACCAGTGTTAATGGAACGTTTGGCGCAAAAGTTGTTAAGCCTAAGATATCGATGGAATCGTCTTCCTGAATCTTATTGTAATCATCTTTGTTTGCAAACGTTAAACCAAGCATACCTTGTTTTTTAAGGTTTGTTTCATGGATACGTGCAAATGATTTAACCAATACCGCACGAACACCTAAGTGACGAGGTTCCATGGCAGCATGCTCTCTTGAAGAACCTTCACCGTAGTTTTCATCACCTACAACGATAGAGCCGATTCCCTGAGCTTTGTAAGCACGCTGCGTAGCAGGTACAGGACCATAAGTACCTGTTAACTGGTTTTTAACATCATCCGTTTTATCGTTGAAGAAGTTAACGGCACCGATCAACATGTTATTAGAAATATTATCTAAGTGACCTCTGTATTTCAACCATGGACCAGCCATAGAAATATGATCGGTTGTACACTTACCTTTTGCTTTGATCAATAATTTAAGGCCTTTAAGGTCTGTACCTTCCCAGGCACTAAACGGATCTAATAACTGTAAACGATCAGATGTTGGAGAAACAGCAACCTGAACGGCAGAGCCATCAGCAGCCGGAGCCTGGAAGCCTGCATCTTCAACAGCAAAACCTTTTGTAGGAAGTTCATCACCGAATGGAGGGTCTAATTTTACTTTCTCTCCTTTATCGTTGATCAATGAATCTGTGATTGGATTGAAAGAAAGATCACCTGCAATAGCAATAGCAGCAACCATTTCAGGGGACGCTACAAATGCAAATGTATTCGGGTTACCATCTGCACGTTTTGCGAAGTTTCGGTTAAACGAGTGAACGATTGTGTTTTTCTCTTTTTTCTCCGCACCTACACGGTCCCACATACCGATACATGGGCCGCAGGCATTTGTAAATATTTTTGCATTCAGGTCTGTGAACGTACCCAACAAACCATCTCTGTCTGCCGTATAACGAACCTGTTCAGAACCCGGGTTGATACCGAATTCAGCTTTTGTCACTAAACCTTTAGCAATAGCTTGTTTTGCGATAGAAGCAGCTCTTGATAAATCTTCGTAAGAAGAGTTTGTACAAGAACCGATCAAGCCCCACTCTACTTTTAACGGCCATCCGTTTTTCTCTGCTTCTTCTTTCATTTTAGAAACAGGAGTAGCAAGATCCGGAGTAAACGGACCGTTCAAGTGCGGCTCAAGTTCAGAAAGATTAATTTCAATTACCTGATCGAAATATTTTTCAGGAGAAGCGTATACTTCAGGATCTGCATTTAAATGCTGTTTGATACCGTTAGCTAAATCTGCAACATCTGCACGGCCTGTAGCACGCAGGTAACGCTCCATAGATTCATCGTAACCAAATGTTGACGTGGTAGCACCGATTTCAGCACCCATGTTACAGATTGTACCTTTACCCGTACAAGACATAGAAGTAGCGCCTTCGCCAAAGTATTCTACAATAGCACCTGTACCACCTTTTACAGTTAAGATACCAGCTACTTTTAAGATCACGTCTTTAGGTGCTGTCCAGCCATTCAATTTACCGGTTAATTTAACACCAATTAATTTAGGGAATTTAAGTTCCCATGGAAGACCAGCCATTACGTCGCATGCATCAGCACCACCAACACCGATTGCCAGCATACCTAAACCACCTGCGTTTACAGTATGTGAATCTGTACCGATCATCATACCACCCGGGAATGCATAATTTTCTAAAACTACCTGGTGGATAATACCTGCACCTGGTTTCCAGAATCCAATACCATATTTATTAGAAACAGAACCTAAAAAATCAAATACTTCTTTACTTTCTTTATTTGCAAAAGGTAAATCCTTTGTTGCTCCTTCTTTTGCAGTAATCAAGTGATCACAGTGTACGGTAGATGGTACAGCAACTTTCGGTCTTCCTGCCTGCATAAATTGTAACAACGCCATTTGGGCCGTTGCATCCTGCATAGCAACACGATCCGGATTAAAATCAACATAAGATACACCTCTTTCATACACCTTTGTCGCTGTACCTTCATCCAAATGAGAATAAAGAATTTTTTCAGTAAGCGTTAAAGGTTTGCCTATCAACTTTTTTGCTGCCTCAATTCTTTGAGGCATAAGAGAATAGACCTTTTTTATCATCTCCAAATCAAATGCCATAATCCTTCTTTCGTTTTAATTAATGTTTACCATTATAATTAGACAAAAATACGAAAAGAAATAATAATAAAAATTCAAAGTTTTATATTATTGCAAGCTTAAATACATAATATTGAATTACGGTTAATTTGCTATATGAGATAGAAATATAGATTCAAAACGACAGCTATACTCTTAACAATTGTTAAAATAATTAAAAAAAATATCAAAATGAGTGAAAAAATAAACATTCATCAGATTCATGCGTAAGAAGCATTGATGTGAATAGTTTAAAATTAAACCTAAACAATAACGATTATGGTAAATATGTACGCGATCAGAAAACAATTCTTCATTGCAATCGGCTTATTTTCATTTTTCTCTTTATTTGGTTTTTTAAATGCTCCTGCAAACGCTTCGTTTGAAAACACATCTGTTGATGTTCACAATGCTCCTTCTATTATTGCGGGCAGCATTGATTTTGATATTAAAAGCAGAAACCCGCTATCGAATTTAAATAATGGTACGATTGAATTAAAAGTCATAGAAGGAAAGGCGCCGTATAAAATTCTGGTTTATTCTACCACTATGCCTTTAAAGGAATATCAGGTTTCTCAGGATCTATTATTAACAAACCTGGCTGCCGGTGATTACATGATTGTAGTAAGTGGAAGAGATAATGCGTATAGAAGTAAAACAATCACCTTAAGCCAGGAATAGTTTTGAATAATTTAATAAAAATATTTGTACATTTTTTTACACTTGCACTGTGTGTATGCGTGATTGCGTTCAACGCATTCGATTCATATGCTCAGTGTAATCCTTCTATTAAAGTTACTGTTACTACTCAAAATTTACGTTGTAACGGAGACAATTCAGGTAGTATTATTGTTTCAATTACTGGAGGTGTTCCTTCTACAGGTAATAATTACAATTATTCTCTTTTTAGTGGCATCATTAGCCCCATTATTGTTAATAATTATCCTCTTAATAATTATTCATTTACAAATCTTCCGGCATTTGATAATTATTTATTAGTTGTGCAAGTACCTCTGGCAGGAGGAGGTTTTACAGTATGCCCCACATCAATTTCATTAACTGAGCCTGCTGCTCTATCTATTTCTACTGGACCAATACAATCGGTTTCCTGTCATGGAGGAAACGACGGAGCTATTGATGCGGTTGTAACAGGAGGGCCAACCATGCCCTATACCTATTCCTGGAGTAATGGTGCAACAACTGAAGATATTTCAGGGCTAACAGCTGGTGATTATACATTAACGATAACAGATGGTAATGGCTGTAAATTATCCAGAACCTTTACCGTTACAGAGCCTGCTCCTATAAATGCGAATGCTGTTATTACAAATGTTTCCTGTAAAAACGGTAATTCCGGTTCAATAAATATTTCTCCTACAGGCGGATCATTGCCTTATAAATCTTTCGCATGGAGTAATGGTGCAGCAACTGAAGATATTTCCGGTCTAACGGCTGGTTCATATACTGTAACCATTACTGATAATAAAGATTGCAAACAGGCATTTACATTCAATGTGACAGAACCTGCTACAGTAATCACTGCTACAACCAACATTACTAATATTACCTGTAATGGGTCATCAACAGGAGCTATTGATGTTACCACTTCCGGCGGTACGGCTCCTTATACCTATTTATGGAATAATGGTGCAACTACAGAAGATTTATCTGCTGTAGCTGCAGGGACCTATTCTGTAACCATTACAGACCAAAATGGCTGCTCTACTGTAATCAGTTCTCTAACCATTACCCAAACTACTCCGATCAGTGTAACTGCTACGCCGACACCTATTACGTGTAACGGAAGCAGTACAGGAGCGATTGCGATTAACCCTACCGGAGGAAACGCCCCGTATACATTCTTATGGACCAATGGCACAACAGCACAGAATTTAACCAATGCTCCGGCAGGTACTTATTCTGTAACGATTACCGATAACTCAACGTGTTCCAAAACATTCGGGCCTTTCACTATTACACAGCCAGCTGCTATTTCAGCGACTGCAACACCAGTAAATGCTTCGTGCAACGGCAAACCAGACGGCGCAATTACGCTTATGCCTGCAGGCGGAACCGCTCCTTACACGTATTCATGGAGCAATGGCGCTACCACAAAAGATGTTTCGGGATTAGTTTCCGGAACGTATACTGTAACTATTACAGATAACAACACCTGTTCTAAAGTATTGGGACCATTTACAATTACACAACCGGCAGCAATTACAGCGACAGGAACAGTAACAAATCCATTGTGCAATGGTGTGCCAACCGGAGCAATTACTATTTCAACACCAGCAGGCGGAACAGCTCCATATACCTATTCCTGGAACACGGGAGCTACCACAAAAGACCTTTCCGGATTAACTGCCGGCACCTATATCCTGACCATTACCGATCAGAAAGGCTGTTCAAGTGTATTACCTGCATTCACAATTACACAGCCTACTGCAATATCTGCTACAACCAGCATCACTAATATTACCTGTAATGGGTCATCAACAGGAGCTATTGATGTTACCACTTCCGGCGGTACGGCTCCTTATACCTATTTATGGAACAATGGTGCAACTACAGAAGATTTATCTGCTGTAGCTGCAGGGACCTATTCTGTAACCATTACAGACCAAAATGGCTGCTCTACTGTAATCAGTTCTCTAACCATTACCCAAACTACTCCGATCAGTGTAACTGCTACGCCGACACCTATTACGTGTAACGGAAGCAGTACAGGAGCGATTGCGATTAACCCTACCGGAGGAAACGCCCCGTATACATTCTTATGGACCAATGGCACAACAGCACAGAATTTAACCAATGCTCCGGCAGGTACTTATTCTGTAACGATTACCGATAACTCAACGTGTTCCAAAACATTCGGGCCTTTCACTATTACACAGCCAGCTGCTATTTCAGCGACTGCAACACCAGTAAATGCTTCGTGCAACGGCAAACCAGACGGCGCAATTACGCTTATGCCTGCAGGCGGAACCGCTCCTTACACGTATTCATGGAGCAATGGCGCTACCACAAAAGATGTTTCGGGATTAGTTTCCGGAACGTATACTGTAACTATTACAGATAACAACACCTGTTCTAAAGTATTGGGACCATTTACAATTACACAACCGGCAGCAATTACAGCGACAGGAACAGTAACAAATCCATTGTGCAATGGTGTGCCAACCGGAGCAATTACTATTTCAACACCAGCAGGCGGAACAGCTCCATATACCTATTCCTGGAACACGGGAGCTACCACAAAAGACCTTTCCGGATTAACTGCCGGCACCTATATCCTGACCATTACCGATCAGAAAGGCTGTTCAAGTGTATTACCTGCATTCACAATTACACAGCCTACTGCAATATCTGCTACAACCAGCATCACTAATATTACCTGTAATGGGTCATCAACAGGAGCTATTGATGTTACCACTTCCGGCGGTACGGCTCCTTATACCTATTTATGGAACAATGGTGTAACTGCAAAAGACTTATCTGCAGTTACTGCAGGAAATTATTCTGTAACGATTACAGATAAAAATGGCTGTTCTGTTTCAATCGGTCCGTTAACCATTTCACAGAATCCACCAATCAACCTGACGGCTTCACCAACAATCACAAATGTTTTATGTAATGGAAACAGCACCGGAAGTATTGTTATTAATCCTTCGGGTGGTAATGCTCCCTATACGTTCTCCTGGACCAATGGTACAACAGCACAGAATTTAACCAATGCTCCGGCAGGTACTTATTCTGTAACGATTACCGATAACACAACCTGCTCCAGAACATTTGGACCTTACACAATTACTGAACCTATTGCAATTTCTGCAACTGCAACACCAGTGAGTGTTTCGTGTAATGGCAAACCAGATGGTTCAATTACACTTACCCCTGCAGGCGGAACTGCTCCTTACACGTATTCATGGAGCAATGGTGCTACAACAAAAGATGTTTCGGGATTAGCTGCCGGCACCTATACAGTAACCATAACCGATAATAACACCTGTTCAAAAGCTTTTGGCCCATTTACGATCACACAACCTGTAGCAATTTCTGCTACTGGTACAGTGAGCAATATTACGTGTAATGGTTCATCAACGGGGTCTATAACTATTACAGCACCAACTGGCGGAGCAGCCCCTTATTCTTACTCCTGGAACACCGGTGCTGCTATAAAAGATCTTACAGGACTAGCTGCCGGGTCGTATACGTTAACCATTACAGATCAAAATGGTTGCTCCCGTATATTACCAACATTTACAATTACACAGCCTACAGCATTATCAAGCATTGGTGCTGTAACACAGGTTGTGTGCAATGGAACAGCTACAGGGGCTATAAACATTTCTACACCAACGGGCGGTGTAGCCCCTTACACATTCCTGTGGTCAAATGGACTTACAACTCAAAATAATCCTTCCCTTATTGCAGGCAGTTATTCTGTAACGATTACAGATGCTTCGGGCTGTAAACTTGTTTTACCATTTACGGTTACAGAACCTGCTGCAATTGCAACAACGGAAACCCAAATGAATGCTTCCTGCAATGGAACTTCAACCGGGTCTATTTCTATTTCAACACCTACCGGAGGAACAGCTCCTTTTACCTATTTATGGTCTAATGGTGTAACTACTCAAAGCAATATGTCTATCCTTGCCGGAAATTATTCTGTAACAATTACAGACAGTAAAGGCTGTTCAAAATTATTCGGCCCGTATACAATAACAGAGCCTGCTTCAATAGCAGTGACAGGAACTTCTACACCTCCATCCTGCAATGGTTCAGCTTCCGGTTCCATTTCACTTGATCTTCCTACAGGCGGCGTAGCACCCTATTCCTATAGCTGGTCGAATGGTGCAACCACGCAGAATTTAACAAATGTTGTAGCAGGGACGTATACTGTAACCATTACAGATAGTAAAGGCTGTTCAAACCCTACTCCTGTTTCATTTACTATTGCTAATGGTGTACCTATTACTGGTACAGCATCTGCTACCCCTGCAACTGTTTGTTCCGGCCAGGGCACTATGGTTACTGCAACGATTGATGCGGCTTATACACCTGCAACCAACGCTTATTCATTTAATGCTGGGTCAACATTCCAGTCTTCTTCTTCTTTTGCTATTGCCAAAATCACAGGAGATACAGTAATATCTGTAGTTATAAAAGATATAAACGGATGCTTAACCGATCCGATCCCGGTGTCAGTTACTACTAATAAAATTGCTGGAAATTTAGATGTAACAAAAACTGTTTCATGTTTTGGAAACAGTGATGGTGAATTAACAATGAATATTACAGGCAGCTCTGCCGTTTACATGTATTCAATCAACGGTTCAGCATTTAAACATTCAAACATATTCTCCAACTTAGCTGCCGGAACATATACGGTAGTTGTTGATGATGGAAGTGCCTGTAATTCCAGTTACACGACTACCCTAACCGAGCCTGTACTCTTAACAATCAATATTAAAACAATTACGGATATTAATCCATGTTTATCTGCAACAACTGGCTCCATTGTTATTACATCGAATGGCGGCAATCCAGATAAAACGTTTACCATAACTCCATCGGGTTCTTCTCAAACAGACAGTACATTTACTGGTTTAGCTACCGGCACATATACAATATCTGTTACCGATTCCAAAGGCTGTACGGCTAATGTTGATGGAACTGTAAACAGTCCGGCACCATTGTCAATTACTTCTGTAACAACTCCTGTTACCTGTACCAACCCATTGTCAGGTTCAATTGATATTTCTGTTTCCGGAGGCGCTGTTCCTTATACATATCTATGGACAGATGGCAGTACGAATCAGGATTTGATAAATTTATCGGCTGGTACATATAAGATTGTTGTAACAGACAGCAAAAACTGTAAAGATTCTTTATCGGTTATCATTGATCCGGCGCCTGTTGTTACAGGTTCTGCCGTTGCCACTCCCGCGACCGTATGTTTAGGCCAAAGTACTACCATTACAGCAACCATAGATGCGGCATTTACACCAGCTACAAATGCGTATTCTTTTGATGGAGGTCTGACATTCCAGACAGCGGCTGATTTCAGTATCGCAAGCATTCTTTCTGATACAACCGTACATGTATTGTTGAAAGATGTAAATAGCTGTTTAAGCAATGATATAGCTGTAGTTATTTCAACTTCAAAAATTGATGCCACGCTTGATATTACGAATCCACTATCATGTGGCGGAGGTAGCAATGGAGAACTAACAGTAACTGTTACCGGTAATTCAACCGGGTATACTTATAAGTTGAATGGCGGCGCATTCCAGGTTTCCCCGGTATTCTCTAATCTGGCAGGAGGAAATTATACCGTAGTTATTTATGATGGAATTTCATGTCAATCAAGCCTTACAACCAGTTTAACAGAACCTGTATCTTTTGCCATGATCGTGCAGCAAACTGAAAATGTTTCACCATGTGCAGGCGGAAATAATGGATCTATACTGGTTTCAACATCCAATGCCAATACTCCTATAACGTTTACACTTACTCCTTCAGGAGTTTCCCAGCAGGACAATCCGTTATTTTCAAATCTATCTGCAGGAACATACACCATTGATGCATTAGATGCTAAAGGTTGCACAGCGTCTGTTACAGCAACGATCATACAGCCAAATGGTGTTAATGTGTCGTTAATCGTTGCAACAATTGTAAATAATATTTGTGCTACAAATAATAATGGAAGCATTCAATTAAGCAATGTTACCGGAGGTATTGCTCCGTATACTTATACACTTAATGGAGTAGACAGCCCAACTGCTTTCTTTGA
It encodes the following:
- a CDS encoding aconitate hydratase, with translation MAFDLEMIKKVYSLMPQRIEAAKKLIGKPLTLTEKILYSHLDEGTATKVYERGVSYVDFNPDRVAMQDATAQMALLQFMQAGRPKVAVPSTVHCDHLITAKEGATKDLPFANKESKEVFDFLGSVSNKYGIGFWKPGAGIIHQVVLENYAFPGGMMIGTDSHTVNAGGLGMLAIGVGGADACDVMAGLPWELKFPKLIGVKLTGKLNGWTAPKDVILKVAGILTVKGGTGAIVEYFGEGATSMSCTGKGTICNMGAEIGATTSTFGYDESMERYLRATGRADVADLANGIKQHLNADPEVYASPEKYFDQVIEINLSELEPHLNGPFTPDLATPVSKMKEEAEKNGWPLKVEWGLIGSCTNSSYEDLSRAASIAKQAIAKGLVTKAEFGINPGSEQVRYTADRDGLLGTFTDLNAKIFTNACGPCIGMWDRVGAEKKEKNTIVHSFNRNFAKRADGNPNTFAFVASPEMVAAIAIAGDLSFNPITDSLINDKGEKVKLDPPFGDELPTKGFAVEDAGFQAPAADGSAVQVAVSPTSDRLQLLDPFSAWEGTDLKGLKLLIKAKGKCTTDHISMAGPWLKYRGHLDNISNNMLIGAVNFFNDKTDDVKNQLTGTYGPVPATQRAYKAQGIGSIVVGDENYGEGSSREHAAMEPRHLGVRAVLVKSFARIHETNLKKQGMLGLTFANKDDYNKIQEDDSIDILGLTTFAPNVPLTLVLNHKDGSKEEIKVNHSYNEQQIEWFKSGGALNIIRANVGA
- a CDS encoding gliding motility-associated C-terminal domain-containing protein encodes the protein MNNLIKIFVHFFTLALCVCVIAFNAFDSYAQCNPSIKVTVTTQNLRCNGDNSGSIIVSITGGVPSTGNNYNYSLFSGIISPIIVNNYPLNNYSFTNLPAFDNYLLVVQVPLAGGGFTVCPTSISLTEPAALSISTGPIQSVSCHGGNDGAIDAVVTGGPTMPYTYSWSNGATTEDISGLTAGDYTLTITDGNGCKLSRTFTVTEPAPINANAVITNVSCKNGNSGSINISPTGGSLPYKSFAWSNGAATEDISGLTAGSYTVTITDNKDCKQAFTFNVTEPATVITATTNITNITCNGSSTGAIDVTTSGGTAPYTYLWNNGATTEDLSAVAAGTYSVTITDQNGCSTVISSLTITQTTPISVTATPTPITCNGSSTGAIAINPTGGNAPYTFLWTNGTTAQNLTNAPAGTYSVTITDNSTCSKTFGPFTITQPAAISATATPVNASCNGKPDGAITLMPAGGTAPYTYSWSNGATTKDVSGLVSGTYTVTITDNNTCSKVLGPFTITQPAAITATGTVTNPLCNGVPTGAITISTPAGGTAPYTYSWNTGATTKDLSGLTAGTYILTITDQKGCSSVLPAFTITQPTAISATTSITNITCNGSSTGAIDVTTSGGTAPYTYLWNNGATTEDLSAVAAGTYSVTITDQNGCSTVISSLTITQTTPISVTATPTPITCNGSSTGAIAINPTGGNAPYTFLWTNGTTAQNLTNAPAGTYSVTITDNSTCSKTFGPFTITQPAAISATATPVNASCNGKPDGAITLMPAGGTAPYTYSWSNGATTKDVSGLVSGTYTVTITDNNTCSKVLGPFTITQPAAITATGTVTNPLCNGVPTGAITISTPAGGTAPYTYSWNTGATTKDLSGLTAGTYILTITDQKGCSSVLPAFTITQPTAISATTSITNITCNGSSTGAIDVTTSGGTAPYTYLWNNGVTAKDLSAVTAGNYSVTITDKNGCSVSIGPLTISQNPPINLTASPTITNVLCNGNSTGSIVINPSGGNAPYTFSWTNGTTAQNLTNAPAGTYSVTITDNTTCSRTFGPYTITEPIAISATATPVSVSCNGKPDGSITLTPAGGTAPYTYSWSNGATTKDVSGLAAGTYTVTITDNNTCSKAFGPFTITQPVAISATGTVSNITCNGSSTGSITITAPTGGAAPYSYSWNTGAAIKDLTGLAAGSYTLTITDQNGCSRILPTFTITQPTALSSIGAVTQVVCNGTATGAINISTPTGGVAPYTFLWSNGLTTQNNPSLIAGSYSVTITDASGCKLVLPFTVTEPAAIATTETQMNASCNGTSTGSISISTPTGGTAPFTYLWSNGVTTQSNMSILAGNYSVTITDSKGCSKLFGPYTITEPASIAVTGTSTPPSCNGSASGSISLDLPTGGVAPYSYSWSNGATTQNLTNVVAGTYTVTITDSKGCSNPTPVSFTIANGVPITGTASATPATVCSGQGTMVTATIDAAYTPATNAYSFNAGSTFQSSSSFAIAKITGDTVISVVIKDINGCLTDPIPVSVTTNKIAGNLDVTKTVSCFGNSDGELTMNITGSSAVYMYSINGSAFKHSNIFSNLAAGTYTVVVDDGSACNSSYTTTLTEPVLLTINIKTITDINPCLSATTGSIVITSNGGNPDKTFTITPSGSSQTDSTFTGLATGTYTISVTDSKGCTANVDGTVNSPAPLSITSVTTPVTCTNPLSGSIDISVSGGAVPYTYLWTDGSTNQDLINLSAGTYKIVVTDSKNCKDSLSVIIDPAPVVTGSAVATPATVCLGQSTTITATIDAAFTPATNAYSFDGGLTFQTAADFSIASILSDTTVHVLLKDVNSCLSNDIAVVISTSKIDATLDITNPLSCGGGSNGELTVTVTGNSTGYTYKLNGGAFQVSPVFSNLAGGNYTVVIYDGISCQSSLTTSLTEPVSFAMIVQQTENVSPCAGGNNGSILVSTSNANTPITFTLTPSGVSQQDNPLFSNLSAGTYTIDALDAKGCTASVTATIIQPNGVNVSLIVATIVNNICATNNNGSIQLSNVTGGIAPYTYTLNGVDSPTAFFDELVSGNHTIIITDKAGCITNYPFTISGPQQIGFEKKIVGSSCKNFDGSIQIINVTGGTPDYKYSINDGDNYFSTTLFTGLGPGSYPLRVQDKNGCSYGYTVTLPTKTAPIPYVRIQEPTCNGGSDGFIVLDSIYGGVPLFQYELDGTPVGSSTAYSDKAAGTYELTIIDQACTYKIDSFFVYNYTKNAYDTISASGITVTQPAAVTATVFSNDADRHENSGVAGIYNIQGGTPGYLWSADNIIFEPVVGDTVLLTKLSSGPHTIFVLDTNGCAASFEITILVEFFIPNLITPNKDGKNDRFEIMALPKGSRLKIVNRWGNEVYMSNNYDNSWDADEDSDGVFYYELTLPDNNRYKGWVEVIR